One part of the Vicia villosa cultivar HV-30 ecotype Madison, WI linkage group LG6, Vvil1.0, whole genome shotgun sequence genome encodes these proteins:
- the LOC131610221 gene encoding uncharacterized protein LOC131610221 isoform X1 encodes MRGSVPADQLLFDPEIERTARRLNSKTRKRRKLAKERRLAQEATTSSAPQVIEEEMAGHGEQDPPPPPPPPPRAPCANSPRRAAQFARNDNNARNSEMKTGILQLLYASPFAGLDHEDPYTHLTKFYEIAGAVGALEREEEKVFKRLLPHSLIGKAKDWYLDQPTQTMTNWNELEEKFLDRFFPQSRLLEAKTAISVFSQGVNETLNEAWERYKSMLRKCPSHGFDELTQIHIFRNGLQPQPKLLLDATAGGSLMAKTAEEAIEIIEKMARNDHQVQHNRGVVQKKPRLIELGTNDAILAQNQLLSQQVEELTKQMARLPQQLKELQDPNKNKQVASCELCSGDHPTGYCPLVNEVNYMANQNQGGYQQRQAPYQNQGGYQQRPNAPQYGQGWRQDNYQQRQNPYQQQPPSQDKPSKLEETLNQFMQASMANQKSNV; translated from the coding sequence atgcgtgggagtgtaccagcagatcagcttctttttgatccagaaattgaaagaaccgcaaggagattgaacagtaaaaccagaaaaagaaggaaactagccaaagaacgaagattagcccaagaagctactacttcatcagcaccacaagttattgaagaagagatggcagggcatggagaacaagatccaccaccaccaccaccaccgccgccaagagcaccatgtgctaacagtccaagaagagcagcccagtttgcacgaaatgacaacaatgcaagaaattctgaaatgaagactggcattcttcagctactttatgctagtccctttgcaggtcttgatcatgaggacccatatacacacttgacaaagttttATGAAATTGCTGGAGCAGTAGGAGCCCttgaaagagaggaagagaaggtgTTTAAGAGATTATTACCTCACTCCTTAATTggcaaagcaaaggattggtatctagaccaacccactcaaaccatgacaaattggaatgagttagaagaaaagtttcttgataggttcttccctcagtcacggttacttgaagcaaaaacagcaatttcagtgttctctcaaggtgtgaatgaaactctcaatgaggcatgggaaaggtataagtcaatgttgagaaagtgtcctagtcatggatttgatgaacttactcagattcacatttttcgtaatggcttacaaccacaaccTAAGCTTCTGTTAGATGCTACTgctggaggttccttgatggctaagacagcagaggaggcaatagagataattgagaaaatggccagaaatgatcatcaggtgcaacataaccgaggagttgttcaaaagaaaccgaggcttattgaattaggaaccaatgatgctattcttgctcagaatcagcttctttctcaacaagtggaggagcttacaaaacaaatggcaaggttacctcaacaactcaaagagctacaagatcctaacaagaacaaacaagttgcttcgtgtgagctttgtagtggagaccatcctaccggatattgtccactggtgaatgaagtgaattatatggcgaatcaaaatcaaggaggctatcaacaaagacaagctccttaccaaaatcaaggtggataccaacaaaggcctaatgcaccacaatatggccaagggtggagacaagataattatcaacaaagacaaaatccttatcaacaacaaccaccttctcaagacaagccttcaaagttggaggagactctaaatcaattcatgcaagcatcaatggcgaatcaaaagagtaatgtgtaa